In a genomic window of Myotis daubentonii chromosome X, mMyoDau2.1, whole genome shotgun sequence:
- the LOC132223696 gene encoding casein kinase I-like gives MASSSTGAQADFIVGEKYKLVKKIGAGSFGDVYLAINITSGEEVAVKLEPKKARYPQLLYESKLYKILQGGVGIPRMRWYGQEKEYNVLVLDLLGPSLEDLFNFCNRRFTMKTVLMLADQMISRIEYIHKKNFIHRDIKPHNFLMGIGRRCSKCSQTPTGKRKRSTAASTSHNTALSALKQLFLIDFGLAKRYRDNKTKQHIPYREDKSLTGTARYASINAHLGIEQSRRDDMESLGYVLMYFNRSSLPWQGLTAATKKQKYEKICEKKMSIPVEVLCKGFPAEFVMYLNYCRGLRFEEAPDYVYLRQLFRILFKMLNYQQDYTFDWTTLQQRAAQPEASTSGQGHQTQPPAASKRE, from the coding sequence ATGGCGAGCAGCAGCACCGGCGCCCAGGCCGATTTCATTGTTGGTGAAAAGTATAAACTAGTAAAGAAGATCGGGGCTGGCTCCTTCGGTGACGTTTATCTGGCCATCAACATCACCAGCGGCGAGGAGGTGGCAGTGAAATTAGAGCCTAAGAAGGCCAGGTACCCTCAGTTGCTGTACGAGAGTAAATTGTATAAGATCCTTCAGGGCGGGGTGGGCATCCCCCGCATGCGGTGGTACGGGCAAGAAAAAGAGTACAATGTGCTGGTCCTGGACCTTCTGGGGCCCAGTTTGGAAGACCTGTTTAATTTCTGCAACAGAAGGTTTACCATGAAAACGGTGCTTATGTTAGCTGACCAGATGATCAGTAGAAttgaatatatacataaaaagaacTTTATACACCGAGACATTAAACCCCATAACTTCCTCATGGGCATCGGGCGTCGCTGTAGTAAATGTTCACAAACTCcaacagggaagagaaagaggagcaCGGCTGCGAGTACTTCTCATAACACAGCTTTATCAGCATTGAAACAACTATTCCTTATTGATTTTGGTTTGGCGAAAAGGTACAGAGACAACAAGACAAAGCAACACATACCATACCGAGAAGATAAAAGCCTCACTGGCACCGCCCGGTATGCTAGCATCAATGCGCATCTGGGCATTGAACAGAGTCGCCGAGATGATATGGAATCCTTAGGCTATGTCCTGATGTATTTTAATAGAAGCAGCCTGCCATGGCAAGGTCTAACAGCtgccacaaagaaacaaaaatatgagaaaatttgTGAAAAGAAGATGTCCATTCCTGTGGAAGTTTTGTGTAAGGGGTTTCCTGCAGAATTTGTCATGTACTTAAACTACTGTCGTGGGCTGCGTTTTGAAGAAGCACCGGATTACGTATACCTGAGGCAGCTATTCCGCATTCTTTTCAAAATGCTAAATTACCAACAGGACTACACGTTTGATTGGACCACTTTACAGCAGAGAGCAGCACAGCCAGAGGCATCTACAAGTGGGCAGGGTCACCAGACCCAACCCCCAGCAGCCTCTAAGCGTGAATAA